The Ovis canadensis isolate MfBH-ARS-UI-01 breed Bighorn chromosome 24, ARS-UI_OviCan_v2, whole genome shotgun sequence DNA window CTGCATGCCTCGGGCCGAGCCCCCTCCCCCGCGGTGCCTTCGCCCTCTGGGCTGCCAATAAACTGTTAACAGCCAAGGGAGTGTGCGCGACTGGGGAGTCGGGGTCCGGGTAGAATGCTCCAACCTCTGGGGCGGAGTGAATAAAGGGGTGGGTGTTAAGTCGGAGCGGGGAGAGGAAGCTGGGCGCAGCCGGTAGGGCCCGCCGCGAGTAGGAGTTCACGCCTGCGCAGTGAGGCTGGCGGTGCGGGCGCGGCggtgcattgtgggagacccgagGACCTGCTTGGTTCCTCACCGCCGCGATCGCGCCATGTGCTGCTACCAGGGGCCGGACGAGCGATCCCGGGGCCCTTGCGCCGGTGCTGCCTGCGATCAGCCCTAGACTCGGGGCGGAGGAGAGCTGGAACCTGGAGTTCGCGCCGCGCTGCCTGGAGGACGCACCTGCCTGGCCCGAAAACCGCCGCTCCCGCCCACCGCCCTGGAGCTGCTGAAAGACGTCCACCTGGGCCTGGCCCTGCCCGGCCGCGGCCCCACCCGCCTGGCCGTCGTCTCGGGCCACTACCTCTACTACCACTATGGCTGCGACGGAGTGGACGACCGCGGCTGGGGATGCGGCTACCGCACTCTGCAGACGCTGTTCTCATGGCCGGAGGGCCGGCCCGCGGGCGTACCCGAACTGGGTGCAATGCAGGCGGCCCTGGAGGACATGGGCGACAAGCCCCCCGGGTTCCGGGGCTCTCAGAGCTGGATCGGCTGTGTAGAAGCCAGCCTCTGCCTGGACCACTTCGGGGGGCCCCAAGGGCGGCTGCGTCATGTTACCCGTGGAGCAGGGCTTCAGGAGGAACTGGAGAGGCTATACTCCCACttcgctgggggcggggggcctgTAATGGTTGGCGGGGATGCAGATGCCCAGTCCAAGGCCTTGCTGGGAGTATGCCTGGGCCCAGGCACCGAAGCCTACGTCCTGGTGTTGGACCCTCACTGTTGGGGTGCTCCGAAGAACCCCAGCGAACTACAGGCTGCTGGTTGGGTGGGCTGGCAAGAGGTAAGCACAGCCTTTGACCCCCACTCCTTCTACAACCTGTGCATGACCAGCTGTAACTCCGAAGAGCAGACCTGTGCCCTGGACTGAGGCTAAGTTCCCAGCACTGAGCTGCCTCTAGCCCTGTACACATTCATCCACCCTCATCTCAAAGGCAGAGGCTGCCTAATGTCAGACCTCCAGGAAGTTCCAGCAAAGCCTGGGACCTTTGCTGTCAATAAAGTGGGAAGACCCAGCTAACCATGGCCCCAGCAATTGGGGGGGAGAATTCAGGGAGGTCTATATTGTACTCTCTCTATATAGAtagattagatagatagatagatagatagatagatagatagatagatagatagatagatagcaaTTGGGGGGGAGAATTCAGGGAGGTCTATATTGTACTCTCTCTATATAGAtagattagatagatagatagatagatagatagatagatagatagatagatagatagattagatagatagatagatagatagatagatagatagatagattagatagataggatagatagatagatagatagacagatagatagatagatagataatagatatatacacacacacatgtatatattctgcctgcaatgcaagagacccaggtttgatccccaggtcagcaaagtcccctggagaaaaacatggcaagccactccattattcttgcctggagaactctgtggacagaggagcctggtggacagaggagcctggtgggctacagtccatggggtcacaaagaatcagacacaactgagcaatgaacacttcATATATACTAAGCCAAGAGTCACCACGCAAGTGCTTTTACTGGCAGTAGGGCTGAACGTACAAAAACTTCTCAGAGCTAGATAAGACAAGGCAGTCACAAGTACAGATGATGTCAGGAGTGAGGAAAAGTAGGGGAGTCAAAAGAAGTCCACATCATCTGGAGCATCCAGGTCGCGGTATTCCACAATGGCCCGTGGATCTCCACGGACCATCCTGTGCGGTCAGAAAGAGTTCAGATGGGGTTAGAGTTGAGGGTCTCTGAAAGGGAGTTTGCAGAGGACCAAGAAAACGTAACCATCTTAGCCCATTCTCACCTATTTCGAGGTTTCCCAGGGTAACCTCCCTGGCCTCGGAAGGCATCATAGTTCCCTCGGCCAGCACCATAGGGAGCATGAGGGTATGGGGGTCCTCCTGTGGGGACTGCAGGGCGAACAGCACCAGCTAGGAAAAAGATCAGCACAGAGTTGAAACATTGTGACCTCAACTATACCCTAAGTTTTCTTTCTCCCAGCCCCAGTTCAAGTCCTTCAGCTCCCTCTTACACTTACCTCCATAGCCCAAGATGGGGGGCCTGGGCTGACCATAGGGCATCAGGCCCTGGGGAGTCTGGTGTGGGTAGGGAAGTCCCGGGGTCAGACCTGGGGGGAGTACAACAAGGACAGGGACATGAATTactgcgggggggggggtgggggggaacaaTGTGCTTTTAGTAATATGGCCTGAGAGTGGGGTAGAAACTTAGGTCTCACCAGTTAGAACCAGGAGTCTTTGAACAGTCAAGGGACAGGGAATGGGGCAGACCCTCATGGATCGTATCTTACTCTGGGTAGGGCCTGGTGGCTGAGCCGGCTTGATCTCGGGCAGAGCAGGGCGCTTGGCATCAGTGAGAAAGTTGTTAAAAAAGGCTACCTCCTTCTTCACTTCCTCAATCTTTTCTGCATGCTTATTGAAGATATGTTTACGTACAAACTCGGGGCCCTGGGCAAAGACAAGAGGGGATCCGGACAGACTGAACAGTGTGGGCTCCCTCGCTGCCCAGACCCAAGCTTCAAGGACAGTCCTCCCCTCTCCAATCCCAGTGAACACTTCCTCCCCAGGCTTGAGGAGGCTTCCTGGCTCAACCCTCTCTTCCCACTGTCCTAACTACACAATTGTCATCACAGACCTTGAACTTCTTGCCACTGAGAGGGCATAGCCACTTATCCTTGCCCAGTTCCTGGGTGTTAGAGGTCACAAACTTTTCCACTTCCTGTTCAGGGTCTTTGCGACCCATCTTCTGGGCCTCTTCCTCTGAGAGAGATTCTCGCACACTCAGCAGCGGAGTCAGTTTCTCCTCAAATGTCTTCTGCCACTCTAGGACTATGGTTGGGGTACAGACAGGAGCAGGTTGGAGAAAGGAGCCAGGAGGAGTGGACTGGAGGAGAGGGTGCAGAGCAGTACTACCAGAGCAGAACCAAGGCCAGAGGCAGCTGGGAGCAAGCGAATCGGGATGGGGAGCGGGGACTCACCTTCCCCGTGACTGATGCGGTTGGGTGGCATGGGCCCCCGAACGTGGATGATGCCACAACGGTTGGGCATTTCATCCTCGTTGGGGTACTCGCACGTGTTATAATAATCCAGGGAATGCACGATGCGCAAATAGAGAAGGAGTTTGTCCAAAACCTAAAAAAAATGCGAAGCGGTGAGTTCATCCCTGTCGCCGCTTTACCACCCGAGCCAGGCTCTCCCACGCCCCCCTCCCACTGGCACCTTGATCAGCTTCTCATCCCGCTCCACGTTGATCTCCGCGGGGTTCCCTTCCTTCGGAGGCTCCTCGGGAGGGGCCCCCCCACTGCTCCccagcagctcctcctcctcagcGCTCACCTCCTCAATCAGGTAGTCAGTGATATTCTTCAAGATCGGGTTCTGTGAGGGCAGACTCTGGAAGGGTGAGGGGGAGGTCAGAGAGGCAGCCTAGGAACCTTCGCATGTGAAAAGGCAAAGTGGGGCAGAAAGGAGTTCAGGACTCAGCTGGCCTGTTACCTCGCCCTTATTAGATTTTAACATAATATTCTATATAAcactatatttataataaatataacatcACATTTATGTGTCTGTTCTGCTTAGCTCATAAATAATCACTAACATCAATCTGTTTCATTGAAGCTGAAGGTGCTGCCCAGGAGAAGGGCAAAGACATGGGTGGGTACAAGGGGTCAAAGCTACAGATCAGGTAAGGCCCACAGCTGACGAGGTGGTAACAAGCTCCCCGAGGAGTCACTGACCGCTGGCAGGGCAGGAGTCCCGGGCTCCGGGGCCCAGAGCTGGGTCCTGTCGTCCAGTGTGTGGACCAGCTTGGCTGCCAGCTTGATGTCGTTGCGCACGATCTGCTTGTGCTGGGTGATGCCATTGATGTTGCGGACACGACGAGTGAGGTCTCTGTTCACGCCAGGGCTCAGCTCACACTCCCGGAGCTGGAAGGGACCGAAAGCTCTTCAACACTCACCCGAGAAGAGCCACTAGAAGACGGCCCAACTGACCACGCTAGTGATCAGACCCAGCCCCAAGTACAGGGACCAGGATGTCCTGTTCACTCCAACAGTCTCAGGGCCACACCCAGAGACAACTGCAGGGAGCAGGCAACATGGGTGAAATAAGGACTGGATGGATGAAGTCGTCAATGAACAAAGGAACGAGACTGTGTGGAGCATGCAAGGCCCCACTTTCTCTTCCTCAACAGCCCCACTCCCGGCACTCACTCGGATATTCTGCAGGTTCCAACAGATCTCCTTAATGTTCACGCTGCGGTCAAAGGTCACCCAACCACGGCGGAAAAACCTGAAGAAAATGCCCACATAATCCTGGGATGGAGGTGATGTTGGCCACTCATCTTCCCTAAACCTTTTCCCCAAGGTGTCCAGGGTCACTCCTCCCGccttcctcacctcctctccGGCTGGGGCTCCGATAACGCCACACGCATAAAGCCTGGATATCGTTTACAAAGCtggaaaagcagaaacagaaaccCTACCTAGTGATTGACTTCAACAATTGATTTCTTCCTCCAATCCCTATGTCCTTAGAACCCTGGGGAACTGCCTTTTCATCTATCCTTGGACTAGGAAAAAAACAATACAAGGGCTTAAGAATAGCAGCAGCTAAAAGCAAATTGTGCAGTCAAGGCTGGCCTCTCTGAAGGCCGAGGGCCAAGGGGAAAGGGGCCTCCCTGTTAGAGAAACAGGGGCGTGTGTGCCTCAGAAGCAGCGCCAGGTTCCGTCCCCGTCATACCCACGCAAAGCCTGGGTgtcacccctgcccccactcacagAAATGATCTCAGCCCGGGAGATATTGGGTGCGATGTTGCGCATGAAGAGAGAGCACGTCTTATGCAGGGGCCGGGGCTTGCATTCCAGCCCGGGGGCGTCCTTAGgcttctccctctcttcttccttggGCTTCTCCTTTTCCTTGAGTGTTTCATCTACGCAGGGGGCAGTGGGAGCCGGCGAAAATTTATTGTTGGgtgaggggaagacagagaagttGTTAAGCCTCCCTCAACCAGTCTCTCCCAAAAGGGCCCCCTCCTTATTAATTTCACCCGCCTCTTGCCTCCACACCAGCCCCCTCACCCTCCCCAGCACCGTCAATAGGAAGAGACTGAAAATAAAACCTAccagcctcttccttctcctcctcggCCTGGCCACTCTCAGACTCTGACTCCGACTCGGACACACTGCCTTCATCAAAGCTGTCATCGCCACTGTGCTTCCTATTCCGCTTCTTACTGCTCTGTGAGACCCATAGCAAGGGGGGGAGTCAGGTACCAGGACCCAGCCCGGGCTGTGACCTTATCCAAGCGAGAACCTACCTTTTTGgcttctttctcagagtcttcctttttctcttctttgtctcCATCACCTTCAGATTTCTTAGTTTTGTCATCACTGGAACTGTCATTTTCAGCCTATAGGTAGAAACAAATCACCAGGAACATCATTCTCTCCTTCAGCCTTTTTCAGAGGGCCCTGCCCAGCCTCTAGCAGCTCAGTCCAAGTTTGCCTCTCGCCCACCCAATACCCAACCCCCTAAAGCGGCTCCATTTCCCACGCCCCAGGCCTCACAGACAGCACCAGAAGCCCCAGCACTGAGACCTGTTTGCCGTCTTCTTTCTTGTCATCCTTTTCATTGGCCTTGCGCTCTCCATCACCCAGGCCTGGTCCGACCCGGCCTTCCTCTTTCTTGCTGGGCTCCCCAGGCTTTcctgcctgctcctcctcctcctcctgctccaggaTCCGCAGATCATTCTCTGTGCCTCCTTCCATCTTAATCACAGCTACCAACACAGGGAACAGAGGTCTCAATCCAAGGGTCTTGGCCTTCTGCCTCTGGCTTGCTATCAGTTTTCACCTTCAACCAGGACCCTGGTCAGCAGACGAGCCCACCCTCCCAGCCCACACACCTGCATCGAGCATCTTGACAATGGCATCAGCTCTGTCTATGTCCAGCAGCAGATTATCAAACCAGCCACCCTCCATGAGAGACAGGAACACCCTTAGTCGGTTTTGCAGGGCCCCTCGGGCCTCCTGCCGACGCTTCCCCACCTCATCTGGGTGGTACTTAGACCGAAACCTgaggaggaagggggaagggaagagccaAACAGTCATTGGAGGCCAGAGCCAGGACATGGGGAGGGGCCCGGGAAAGTCAGGGCACAGCCCCATCCTCTCACACCCACAGAAGGTCATGACAGCGGAGGTCAGGGGAAGGGGTGCACCTGAACCACCCACCCCCCAAAAGGAACAGAGGCTATGCTCTGAGAAGACCTGGGGGCGAGCCAGGAACTAAGCTCTAGATTTGCAAAGAGTATGACTACAGGGGGAGTCAGGGCTGGAGGCAGAATGACGCCCGAAG harbors:
- the SRRT gene encoding serrate RNA effector molecule homolog isoform X1 — translated: MPTGLDFGHIRGSATFDLGGRKRSLTAEGGGGVYRPPEAWSRPAPVVPLALTVLVAQSARDFWVPAPSHQPPVLPTFPSRSYFSTRPWSVQFVVPGAGLWVTQAQLELRAPTVHPRLSRFLRVYSAPSPRAPSLLLPSSPSPSRARGKGRAQISQRTCWLDRETNGRDRFQAPSARAMGDSDDEYDRRRRDKFRRERSDYDRSRERDERRRGDDWNDREWDRGRERRSRGEYRDYDRNRRERFSPPRHELSPPQKRMRRDWDEHSSDPYHSGYEMPYAGGGGGPAYGPPQPWGHPDVHIVQHPVLPIQARLGSIAEIDLGVPPPVMKTFKEFLLSLDDAVDETEAVKRYNDYKLDFRRQQMQDFFLAHKDEEWFRSKYHPDEVGKRRQEARGALQNRLRVFLSLMEGGWFDNLLLDIDRADAIVKMLDAAVIKMEGGTENDLRILEQEEEEEQAGKPGEPSKKEEGRVGPGLGDGERKANEKDDKKEDGKQAENDSSSDDKTKKSEGDGDKEEKKEDSEKEAKKSSKKRNRKHSGDDSFDEGSVSESESESESGQAEEEKEEADETLKEKEKPKEEEREKPKDAPGLECKPRPLHKTCSLFMRNIAPNISRAEIISLCKRYPGFMRVALSEPQPERRFFRRGWVTFDRSVNIKEICWNLQNIRLRECELSPGVNRDLTRRVRNINGITQHKQIVRNDIKLAAKLVHTLDDRTQLWAPEPGTPALPASLPSQNPILKNITDYLIEEVSAEEEELLGSSGGAPPEEPPKEGNPAEINVERDEKLIKVLDKLLLYLRIVHSLDYYNTCEYPNEDEMPNRCGIIHVRGPMPPNRISHGEVLEWQKTFEEKLTPLLSVRESLSEEEAQKMGRKDPEQEVEKFVTSNTQELGKDKWLCPLSGKKFKGPEFVRKHIFNKHAEKIEEVKKEVAFFNNFLTDAKRPALPEIKPAQPPGPTQILPPGLTPGLPYPHQTPQGLMPYGQPRPPILGYGAGAVRPAVPTGGPPYPHAPYGAGRGNYDAFRGQGGYPGKPRNRMVRGDPRAIVEYRDLDAPDDVDFF
- the SRRT gene encoding serrate RNA effector molecule homolog isoform X2; this encodes MPTGLDFGHIRGSATFDLGGRKRSLTAEGGGGVYRPPEAWSRPAPVVPLALTVLVAQSARDFWVPAPSHQPPVLPTFPSRSYFSTRPWSVQFVVPGAGLWVTQAQLELRAPTVHPRLSRFLRVYSAPSPRAPSLLLPSSPSPSRARGKGRAQISQRTCWLDRETNGRDRFQAPSARAMGDSDDEYDRRRRDKFRRERSDYDRSRERDERRRGDDWNDREWDRGRERRSRGEYRDYDRNRRERFSPPRHELSPPQKRMRRDWDEHSSDPYHSGYEMPYAGGGGGPAYGPPQPWGHPDVHIVQHPVLPIQARLGSIAEIDLGVPPPVMKTFKEFLLSLDDAVDETEAVKRYNDYKLDFRRQQMQDFFLAHKDEEWFRSKYHPDEVGKRRQEARGALQNRLRVFLSLMEGGWFDNLLLDIDRADAIVKMLDAAVIKMEGGTENDLRILEQEEEEEQAGKPGEPSKKEEGRVGPGLGDGERKANEKDDKKEDGKQAENDSSSDDKTKKSEGDGDKEEKKEDSEKEAKKSSKKRNRKHSGDDSFDEGSVSESESESESGQAEEEKEEADETLKEKEKPKEEEREKPKDAPGLECKPRPLHKTCSLFMRNIAPNISRAEIISLCKRYPGFMRVALSEPQPERRFFRRGWVTFDRSVNIKEICWNLQNIRLRECELSPGVNRDLTRRVRNINGITQHKQIVRNDIKLAAKLVHTLDDRTQLWAPEPGTPALPASLPSQNPILKNITDYLIEEVSAEEEELLGSSGGAPPEEPPKEGNPAEINVERDEKLIKVLDKLLLYLRIVHSLDYYNTCEYPNEDEMPNRCGIIHVRGPMPPNRISHGEVLEWQKTFEEKLTPLLSVRESLSEEEAQKMGRKDPEQEVEKFVTSNTQELGKDKWLCPLSGKKFKGPEFVRKHIFNKHAEKIEEVKKEVAFFNNFLTDAKRPALPEIKPAQPPGPTQSLTPGLPYPHQTPQGLMPYGQPRPPILGYGAGAVRPAVPTGGPPYPHAPYGAGRGNYDAFRGQGGYPGKPRNRMVRGDPRAIVEYRDLDAPDDVDFF
- the UFSP1 gene encoding ufm1-specific protease 1, whose amino-acid sequence is MQAALEDMGDKPPGFRGSQSWIGCVEASLCLDHFGGPQGRLRHVTRGAGLQEELERLYSHFAGGGGPVMVGGDADAQSKALLGVCLGPGTEAYVLVLDPHCWGAPKNPSELQAAGWVGWQEVSTAFDPHSFYNLCMTSCNSEEQTCALD